CCGCTGTCAATTCCACCCGAAAACAGAACACCGATCGGTTCATTCTTCGGAATGGAGTCCAGCCATTTTTCACACTCCCTCTCCATAGCTCCAACATAGGCTTCTCCGATCATATCCAGATCCGCGTTCAGTTTATTCCGCTCGGGTGTGAAATACCGTTTGTGTACCGGGTTGGGGTCGGGACAGCCCACAACATCAAGCCGGGTCACGTAGTGAGCAGGCGCCATGCGGGTGTAATCGGGCCGGAACTGGTCTTCAAGTCCCAGTTCTTTCATGTATTCGTGGATATCATCAATACGGTCTGCAACAATAAGCAACGGTCCCGCTGTCTGTTTGGCCATAAAGTAGCGCATGGGTCTTCCAATAGAACGTGCCATGTAGACCTGTTCGTCCTGCTTTGTTACAATGGCAAAATTCCCCTCTATCTTTCTCACCTTTTCAGGGTCGCCGGACGCAACCAGGGCCTCCGCCTCCTCTTGCGACATGTTAAATATCTGGTTCTGATCCGGGTCGATCAGATTTACAAAATCATTGAGTTTCTGTACTACCTTTGGCATAGCTAAAAATCTTGTTTCTGATATCAGTTTTGAAGCGAAATATAATAGTTCTGCATACAGCTTTTTTCAAATTCTACGGAAATTCTGATCAAATGCCGGTCAACTCTTATATTCGACTTAAATCAATAGTTATTCACACATAAATCGTTCATGAGCCACGGAACACATAATGCAGTCCACGATCCCAGAAACGACAATATCCGGATCTATATAAACGGTGAACTGTTTCCACGCGATGAAGCCAGAATATCGGTGTTTGACAGCGGTTACCTGGTCGGGGACGGCGTTTGGGAAGCGCTCAGGCTGCATGATGGTGTACTTGTTTTCCTGGATGATCATCTCGACCGGCTCTGGCAGGGTGCTGCGGCCATCGGGATGGATATCGGCATGACCCGCGAGGAACTCACCCAAAAAATATGGCAGACGTTAGACGCTAACGAAATGCACGACCATGTTCACGTGAGAATCATGCTGACGCGCGGAATCAAAAAGACGCCAAGTCAGGATCCCAGGCTCACGGTATCGGGGCCGAACCTGGTTATTATTCCTGAGTATAAAAAAGCGAGTCCCGAAACCGCCTCAAAAGGCATCAGGCTTTTTACCAGCACCATAAGGCGGGGATCACCCGATTACCTGGATCCGCGGCTGAACTGTCACAGCAAGCTGCACGAGGTGCAGGCTCTTATACAGGCACAGGAAGCCGGGGCCGACGAGGCTCTGATGCTCGATATCCACGGTTTTGTGTCGACCTGCAACGCCACCAATTTTTTCATGGTAAAACATGGCGAGGTCTGGACCTCCACGGGACAATACTGCATGAACGGCATCACCCGCGGCAAGGTGATTGAGGTATGCCATGAAAATGGAATCCCCTGTTTGGAAAGAAATTTCTCCCTTTTTGACGTATATGGAGCGGATGAAGCATTTGTGACCGGAAGTTTCGGAGGTCTGACGCCGGTAACGCACGTAGACGGGAGAACAATCTCTGACACGGTACCCGGTGAGATGACCCGCAGGCTCCGGAAGCTGTACAAAGAGTCCATCGCCCGTGAAATTCAAAAATCAAACGCCGGTGGATAACACAATGCGCATCAGCCTCTGGAGCGGGCCGCGAAACATTTCCACCGCTCTCATGTACTCCTTTGCCCAGCGAAGTGATACCACTGTTGTGGATGAACCGCTCTATGCCCACTATCTCACAACGACCGACGCACATACGTACCATCCGGGCGCAGAGGAGGTGATTGCCTCGCAGGAACCGGACGGCGAAAAGGTCGTAAAACAGATTCTTTTCGGCGCATACGAAACTCCGGTGGTCTTTTTCAAAAATATGACGCACCACCTGGCCGGGCTGGATTGGGAGTTTTTAAAAAAAACGAAAAACCTGATCCTGACCCGAGATCCGGCAGACATGCTTCCCTCCTACACCAAACAGGTGGAAAAACCCACTATGAGGGATGTTGGATATGAGATGCACCTGGAGCTGATCCGGTTTCTGAAGAAAAATAGTCAGCCGTTCCATATCATCGATTCCAAAGCCGTGCTGATGAATCCGGAGAGTGAGCTCACCGCCGTGTGTGACTTCCTGGGGATTCCCTTCGAAAGGGGAATGCTGAGCTGGCGTGCGGGTCCCCGCCCGGAGGATGGAGTTTGGGCAAAATACTGGTACCACAACGTTCACAAATCGATCGGTTTCCAGCCCTATCAGCCCAGGGAGGAAGAGATACCATTGGAGCTGAAACCTTTATACATTGAATGCAGACGGGCCTATGAAAAGATTCTGAGTCATGCCCTTAATCAATGAAGATTGCAGGGACACCGGTTCCGGCCCGGGCCTGATGAACCGATAACCCAAATTTACCTTGATGGCCGAAAGAGAGCTTTTACTGGGATGCGATATCGGAAGCTCCTCCGTGAAGACGACCCTTCTGGATGCGGCTACAGGCAAAGCTGTGGCTGCGGGGAGTTCACCGCATGAGGAGATGCCCATTTCATCGCCTCAAAAAGGCCGGGCTGAACAGGACCCCGGCATGTGGTGGGAAAACCTGGTAGCGGCTGTGCAAGAAGCAATGCGTCAAGCAGATGCCTCACCAAAGGAGGTCCGGGCCATAGGCATAGCCTACCAAATGCACGGGCTGGTACTGGTGGATAAGAAACAGAACGTACTCCGGCCGGCCATCATTTGGTGCGACAGCCGTGCAGCCTCTGTCGGCGATACCGCATTCCATGAGATCGGGGAGGCCTATTGCCTGGAGCACTACCTCAACTCACCGGGTAACTTTACCGCTTCCAGGCTGAAATGGGTGATGGAACATGAGCCGGAAACGTTTAAAAAAGCAGATAGCATGCTTCTCCCGGGGGATTACATTGCGATGAGAATGACCGGAGAGACCGCTACCACGCTGACAGGGCTGTCGGAAGGCGTGCTATGGGATTTTCGCGAAAAACAGCCTGCAGATCTTCTTTTGTCCTACTACGGGATACCTG
The sequence above is drawn from the Rhodohalobacter mucosus genome and encodes:
- a CDS encoding aminotransferase class IV, yielding MSHGTHNAVHDPRNDNIRIYINGELFPRDEARISVFDSGYLVGDGVWEALRLHDGVLVFLDDHLDRLWQGAAAIGMDIGMTREELTQKIWQTLDANEMHDHVHVRIMLTRGIKKTPSQDPRLTVSGPNLVIIPEYKKASPETASKGIRLFTSTIRRGSPDYLDPRLNCHSKLHEVQALIQAQEAGADEALMLDIHGFVSTCNATNFFMVKHGEVWTSTGQYCMNGITRGKVIEVCHENGIPCLERNFSLFDVYGADEAFVTGSFGGLTPVTHVDGRTISDTVPGEMTRRLRKLYKESIAREIQKSNAGG
- a CDS encoding sulfotransferase family protein, with protein sequence MDNTMRISLWSGPRNISTALMYSFAQRSDTTVVDEPLYAHYLTTTDAHTYHPGAEEVIASQEPDGEKVVKQILFGAYETPVVFFKNMTHHLAGLDWEFLKKTKNLILTRDPADMLPSYTKQVEKPTMRDVGYEMHLELIRFLKKNSQPFHIIDSKAVLMNPESELTAVCDFLGIPFERGMLSWRAGPRPEDGVWAKYWYHNVHKSIGFQPYQPREEEIPLELKPLYIECRRAYEKILSHALNQ